The Nicotiana tomentosiformis chromosome 2, ASM39032v3, whole genome shotgun sequence genome includes the window aatgctgaacctctacATCGTGCActaagaaatcctcctttcaagtcattcactgccccgacacataaataagcatcctaccattacatcaaTATTGTGAGATAAAaatgcacgaatcgtcataacaatcaatgccaaatctcaaaactaTAGGAAATACTGATGATGAGCTGAAGCGACAGGacgaccttccgcaaggcgacgataatagcccaatcaaacacGCAGGTAGAGACATCTTGCACCATCTCTGTAGTACCATgacaattcctcgattcccaatctataacaagcgcttcacgttgcataagattgaataggaaagaaataaaggtacaagcctcaaaagaatcaattcgcacgatgaggaatcaagaagggaagtgctcctaacatccttgtagcctctcaaaaataagtacagacgtctctgtaccgatccgcaagactctactagacttgctcatgactcgtgagacctaagtgaacctagcgctctgataccatgttatcacggcccaaaatccattaaagttCGTGATGGCGTTGGACAccgctatcaggcaagccaaaaataaatacttaattttgttctcatttttaatatttttgaaatcatattttccttcaattaaatagtaaaagatggaattcacagtgtaaataataatattcttaacaatttcaatacataacaacccataatcactctaaaacccgatgtcacaagtgcatgagcaataaCTAAGAAGTAAAGATAAagtacaacatctgtccgaaatacaacgtagacaggaaaaatacaaataactctgaaggagactctgctggctgcaggTCGTAATATGAAATGCaactcacgtaagtccccgcatgcatatgcgcctctgctctcacaaggccactagtcatatatgtacctgcacaaaaatgtgcagcaagtgtagtatgagtacgtaatcaacgtgtacccagtaagtatctagcctaaccccagagaagtagtgacgaggggtcgacattgacactcactagtggtccaataaaatcAATTACAGTAAGGAGGTTAGCAAATacgaggcaaagtaaataaattaaataaacaagtgtaaatatgtggtacaattatcctccaTACAATAAACTCGAGCTCTTAACTAgcaaattcctcctcaaccggagcatatatatatgtatactggACCTCACCAAGTAGGTTGTTATTATTCGAATCAGGGGGAAATTTACAGATACCCCggtttcttgccaaatattacgcacgattccatgaggatatgatataggaaatgtcgaggcgtacggcccgatctaacataaatatttaaactgtgcactgtcgagggtctaACGgctcgaaccatagatacatctattaaactgtcgagacgaacggcccgctcccttcagagtgtggtacataaatcctgtcgaggagaacggcccgatcccataagagtgaaatacaaattcctgccgaggcaaacgacccaatcccataattACTGAAATACAcaatcctaccgaggcgaacggcccgatcctattagaataagaagcaTTGACgtgtccttgaccccactcacgaataaatgtgtgagttgtaatttctttaacataaacctttcaatgaagtatatatatatatatatatatcacagaaacatgccgtaggaggagtaaagttattcggtgactaatcgtgAAATCATGAAgtatctacaatagcaagtctagtctcaagtagaaaggtaaaataaggaattaaacaatcaaggataatccctatagtacaagtacagcatggtatgaacctaagtctacccagataataacatgaatctaactacgtacggactctcgtcatctcgtgcgtacgtagtccccgtaAAAATCTGTACACATCAAATATACCACCTAGGGTactttccccctcacaaagttagacaggagacttacctcactccgacgttccaaaatcggctccaacaCCGCCCTAACACCTCGAACCGGTGACCggcgatccaaaactagtcaaataagatgcaacccaatcaaaatatactctaacactcatattaatcattttataataatttctaactccgctcgaacaatcaataaagcaaccctcgggcccacgtgccaaATGCACCTCGCTCCTGCGCTCTACTCCGCTTCTGTGCTCCAAGAGGCCGCATTTGCGCCATCGTAGATGCGTAAgatgtctcgcacctgcgggcactaCCAAGCCCACCCAAAATCACTTCTGCAACCCTCCTGAACGCTTCTtcggtgccgcacctgcggccaaaacctcgcaggtgcggttacaccagaaacCAGTTGCCTTAGcattttccttagtccaaaaatcgatctgttaagcatccgaaactcacctgaggcccccgtcaaatcacacaaaacagtccaataacataacacagacctgctcgaggcctcaaatcacatcaaacaacatcgaaatcatgaatggcaccccaattcaagcttaaagaactttaaaactttaaacttctatattcgatgccgaaacctaccaaatcacgtccgattgacctcaaattttgcacacaagtcacattcgacattacagacctactccaactttcggaattaaaatccaaccccgatatcaaaaagtccactcccggtcaaactttttaaaattatccaaatttccaactttcgcccaaatgaccccaaaatgacctacggacctccaaatccacttccagacacgctcctaagaccggaATAtttatacggagctattcccagactcggaatcccaacgGATGTCGATATCatcgaaatgcacttcaactcaaatttatgtaattcttccaaaatgccaacttccataataggcactgaaatgctctcgggtcatccaagaCCCGCTCCGgacatatgtccaagtccaaaatcatcataaaaacctgtggaaatcttcaaatcccaattttgaggtcgtttactaaaaaatcAAACCTGAGtcaactcctccaacttaaagcttctgaaattagaattttctctccaaatcaatgttgaacttcccgaatttcaattttgaccacacgtacaagtcataatacccgaagtgaagatattcaaggcctcaaaccatcgaatgatatgctagagctcaaaacggctgattgggtcattacaagtgTTCAACTTTGGACCCTTCCATTGGCATCTGAATTTTTATCTCTGCACACTGCTCCTGGCTACTATCCATAATATTAACATGTTGAGCATCAAAATCTTCAACTAGATGACtcacttgagcctccaagttgcgaatagttgCATCTTGCCTTTGTATCCGCACTTCTGTCTCATCATGTTTTTCCACAAGGAACCttagcatatccttgatctctttcaggtcGTCATCCccgggttctttgttcctattaacctcacaagaaaaagtagaaccatcatagtaagaggttgggggaggataagaaatataagcacaaccatgaaagtgaccatcttgaccaccacacctatcacacacattccacacataagattgagttggtgaaCATAACTCTCTCTCGGAAATATTTTAACAATTTTGCGACAAgtggtttcctccacaatatACACAAGGAAGATCaatagtagaattaccaacatcaaaactcccATAATTCCACCATGCcatgtttctcaaatcaacaagtaaaactaaaaaaaatcaaatactagaaaataaaataaaagttcagTAAACCCTAGATTAACCAAATGCTCTCTTCTCTATCATGCAAAACCCTAAGTTGAAGGCCTAAACCCCACCGTTCATGGCTGCTCAGGCCACTGGCCAACCTCCTTCCGAGGTTGTGCAGTCGTCCACAAACCTTAAGCAGCCTTCCCAAACACCTACAAACCCTACTTTGATCCCTAACTATGCAAAAATCTTACAGCCTCAAACATTAAATGCCCACATGCACGTAGCCGCTATAAATCTGAAGCCAGTTAAATACTTACATGGAGAACAAATAGCGCGATGGAAAAAAAATAGAAGTTAAACAATCAATAATGCAACAAGGATTACATCTTGCAGTTCTGGGCAAGTTTTCCTATGGAAAACCAGTAATACAAGAGTTAAGGAAGGTTATCCCAATTCAATGTGAATTAAAAGGCCCATGCTCAGTAGGTTTGATTTAGGATACTCATGTTTTGATCAAGCTGTCATTAATGGAGGATTACATTCACTTGGTATCCAAGCCGGCGTTTTATTTGAAGGCACAAGGTGATTTTTGGCAGATACTAAATGGAGTCCATGGTGGAAACTTgatgaggaaactcccattgcaATTGCTTGGATATCGTTTCTAGACCTTCCTCCCAATTTTTTTGGTAAGGACTTCATGCTTTCATTAGCTAGTGTAGTTGGTAGGCCTCTTTATGTTGATTTCGCCACTCAAAATGGCACAAGACCTAGTTGTGCAAAGGTCAAAGTAGAGGTGAATTTGTTAGCAACACTTCCTAAAAGGATTAAGATCATTGAAGAGGGGGATGAAACTGGTCCTGAGGAATATAAATGGGTGAAGATCAAGTACAACTACATGCCTAAATATTGTAAAACCTGTAAGAAACAGGGCCATAATGAAAGTGAATGCTGGGTGATTCATCCAGAGCTTCACAAAAATTTAATGAAGAAGGTGATCAAGGTATGGAGAAGAATATTATTGTGCAAAGTGATGTTGTTGGAACAACTACAGCTTCTACGAAGGTCCTAACAAGTGGAAAACTTCTGGGCAAGCCAGTGCCAAATGCTACAAAGAATGAATGGATGCAAAGGAGGAAGAATAAATATCAAAGGGATAGTAGGGGTTATATAATTGAAGAGGCTGTGAATGGAGATATTACGAACGCTCAAGAGTTAAAGGAGATGAAAGGCAAGGAGTTaaatgcaaaatatgatgatGTTAGGAAGGAAAAAGCTAATGCCCTAGTGCAAACTAGTAATAGTTTTGCATTGTTAGAAGAAGGTGAGATTGAAATTCAAAAACAAATAAAGAAGGAAGCTGTGGAAAAGGTGTTAAACAAGGAGAAGGTTGAGGCAAAAGAGGTGAATTCTACCTCCACAAGGAAAGGTACTCCAAAAAAGATAGGAGTTCAAAATCTGGCAAAGCAAATTCCTAGTCCTAGTGATGTTGGGATTGAGATTGATGAGACAGAAAAAAAGAAATCCACAATTGAGTGGGTTCATAGGAGATTTGGTACAAGTAAGGAGGAACTGAGAGAGATGAATGTTACATTGAATCATTCTTGCCCATCGCAAACTTTGGATGATTCAAAGGAGAATGAAATTAATACCGAGGTCAGTTCTGATCGAAGGCTATGGAGTGATGAAGCCGAGATCATGGAGTTTGAAAATATGACAATGAGTGAGAAAGAAGCATCAACTGTAATAGTTGGAGGAGCCTCAGCTAAGAAGAGAGCCACTGGAACAGGAACTCCCAGAGAAACTATCCACAATGTTGATCAGTCTGGAGTGATTCCGGTGGAGATTTTGGAGTAGGAAAAGGTTGACAAGGTAGATTTTAATGTTTCTAATGATACAGTAATGACAAATCAACAAACAGTTCAAAGAAAGACTACTGAACTCAATGGAACAGTAAAATCTAGGCAGCTGGCTACAGTGATTCCTGGAAATTCAAATCTGGGAGATGTGTATACACTGCAATTCAAAGCAATTTAGGAGGCTGCGAGGAAAAAAGAGTTAAATGCTGGGGTATTAAAGGAAGCTACAGATAGGGCTTATGATCAAGTTGAGTTGTATGTCAATACAGGGAGTTCTGAAACTTGGCATAGCAATAATGCCATTCAAATTGCAGCACCTATAACTGAGGATCCGGGACTGTTAGCTGGGAAAACATTTAGTGTCACCAATGGCATACTGGCAAAGGGAGTACTCATTAACAACAGGGGTCAAAAGGAGCGTGGAATGGTTGCCAAAAACCATGAACCAAACCTGTTAGCTCTTCAAGTGATAGGTGATGACAATGAAGATCAAGATGAATTAGGTgaagatattgaggaagattCAACAGTTGCAAATCTTCAATAAGTAGTAAGAGATAGGGATATATCACCTAAAAGTGTGGAAAGGAAGAAGTCAACTGGAAAGCCTGCAAGGAAACATAAGAAAGACATCAAGGATAGTGTACCTCAAAGGGTGCAACCAAAGAGGGCAGTGATCTCTACTTCCAAATAATCATATGGATAATGCTCTTGTTTGGAATGCGAGGTCGATTAACACACAAAAAGCTTTCAATAGGTTGATTAACCTACATAGAAAGTACAACTTCTATTTGATAGGTTTGATGGAACCTTGGCAAGATATCAATAAGCTTGAGGAGTATAGAAGGAAGTTGGGGACTCAGTCTGCTTATGCTAATATGAATGGCAAAATATGGGCTTTTGTGGATGAAGATATAGATGTTGACATTGTGATGAACATGGAACAACAAATGACACTTAAGTTGTTTCACAGAAATCTAAACAAGGAATTATATGTGACATTAGTCTATGCTAAATGTGATGCCACAGAAAGAATTGAACTGTGGAATTCAATGTATCATTTAGCCTCAGATATGAAATCTCCTTGGCTTGTTGGAGGAGATTTCAATGTGATTTTATTAGAGGAAGAGAAATATAGAGGACATCATGTTTATCTAAGTGAAGTAGAGGACTTTTCTCATTTTATGGATACATGTGCATTATATGACCTAGGTTTCAAGGGGAGTTTGTACACTTGGTGGAATGGTAGATCTGATATTGACTGCATATTTAAGAGGCTTGATAGATACTTTGCAAATCAACAATTCCTTGACCTGTTCCCAGCACTTGAAGTACAACACCTGATCAAGTATGGTTCTGACCATGCTCCCCTCCTACTTTCCTGTAACAATGATACAGTACATATTAAGAAACCATTCAAGTTTCTTAATTTTTGGGCTAAGCATGAAACCTTTCAAAAGATGGTAAAGGAGAATTGGGTGGCTGAAGACATGGGAAATCCATTCATTCTATTTCACAACAAGTTGAAGAAAGTGAAGGCAACTTTGGCAGTGTGGAGTAAGGAGACATTTGGAGACATATTTAAGCAAATTGCATCACTGGAGGATGTCATTAAAGTGCATGAGGCAGAGTTTGAACTGAATCCA containing:
- the LOC104104253 gene encoding uncharacterized protein, giving the protein MDNALVWNARSINTQKAFNRLINLHRKYNFYLIGLMEPWQDINKLEEYRRKLGTQSAYANMNGKIWAFVDEDIDVDIVMNMEQQMTLKLFHRNLNKELYVTLVYAKCDATERIELWNSMYHLASDMKSPWLVGGDFNVILLEEEKYRGHHVYLSEVEDFSHFMDTCALYDLGFKGSLYTWWNGRSDIDCIFKRLDRYFANQQFLDLFPALEVQHLIKYGSDHAPLLLSCNNDTVHIKKPFKFLNFWAKHETFQKMVKENWVAEDMGNPFILFHNKLKKVKATLAVWSKETFGDIFKQIASLEDVIKVHEAEFELNPTAQNRAKLHKVEADLTRYYQLEEEFWRQKAGMQWFKDGDRNSKFFHAHVRGKRKILQVNRILDDNGNWIESQEGMEKEAVDLFQAQFTEQRIPTNFDIIQHVPKMITEKQNERLWAEPTMEEVKEAIFGLNGDSASSPDGFTGHFYQVS